TCAGCCTGGAGTTCCAGTCCCATGCGGGCGGACGCGCCGACCTGAGCCGCTCCCTGGGCACGGATGAGGCTCCGCTGCTCGGCTGGTTCACGATGCTCGTCGCTCAGGCCTGCGGCATACCGGACACCGACGCCGCACCCCGGGCACTGGGCCTGTTCGCCACCGCGGAAGGCCTGGGCCTGAAGGTCATCAGCGCCGCACTCTCCCCCGCCGATGCGCTGACCGCCCTCGACGTGCAGCTCGAGCTCAACGGCATCCGCTGACCGCGCCGAAGGTGCCGTTGCGGACGGCAATGGCAGGCATCGAGTTCCGAGACACGGAGGCCTTCATCGATGAGATCCCGCAGGCGTACGAGCCGATCGACACGATGATGGCGGATGCCGCCGACTTGGCGTCGAAGGTCGAACCACGCCACTGCATCTGCGAGCTCGATCAGGATCGCAGAGCGGCGTCTATGAGCACCTCGGCAGCCGTACGGGCCTGCTCCGCGGCCGCGGGGTCACCGGAGATGGCCGCAGTGCTCTGGGCCCCCTCCGCCAAGATCGACAGCTGCGCCGCGAGAAGCTCCGATCCTCCGATGCCGGCGACCAGCGTGCTCATGTAGCGCTGGAACGACTTCTTGTGCTCACGCACGATCTCGGCGATCTCGGGGTCGGTGCCGCCCAGCTCTCCGAACGCGTTGATGAACGCACAGCCGCGGAAATCGTCCGTGCAGAACCAGTCCTGCAGGTAGGCGAAGACCGCGATCAGCTGCCCACGAGCATCAGGCCCCGCCGCACGAACACGACCGCCCAGGCCCTGCTCCCACTCCTCGTGTTTGCGCGCCAGCACCGCCTTCACGATGTCGGTCTTGGAAGGGAAGAGCCCGTACAGCCGGCGGAGTGACACGCCGGCGGCGGTGCGCAGCTCATCCATCCCGACCGCCGCGTAGCCCTTGCGGTAGTACAGCCCCTCGGCGGCGGTGAGAATCCTCACGTGTGCCTCGTCATCGTTCATGCCACCATCCTACTTGACACGAGAACGACCGTTCTCTACAGTTGTGATCACCGGCTGAGAACGAGCGTTCTCAAGTCGGATTCGAAAGCTCATCCGAACTCTCCGAAGACAAGGAACAACATCATGGGATACATCACCGTCGGAACCGAGAACAGCACCGACACCGAGCTCTACTACGAAGACCAGGGATCCGGCCAGCCGGTCGTCCTGATTCACGGGTACCCGCTCAACGGACACAGCTGGGAGCTGCAGACCCGCGAGCTCCTCGCCAACGGGTACCGCGTCATCACCTATGACCGCCGCGGCTTCGGGCGGTCCTCGCATGTGGGCACCGGCTACGACTACGACACGTTTGCCGCCGACCTCAGCACCCTCCTCGAGACGCTGGATCTGCGCGACGTCATCCTGGTCGGCTTCTCCATGGGAACCGGTGAGCTCGCCCGCTACGTCGGCCGCTACGGGCACGAGCGCATCGCGAAGCTCGCTTTCCTCGCCTCACTCGAGCCCTTCCTCCTCGCCCGCGACGACAACCCCGAGGGCGTCCCGCAGCAGGTCTTCGATGGCATCATCGCCGCGGCGAAGGGCGACCGCTACGCCTGGTACACGGACTTCTTCGCAGATTTCTACAACCTCGACGAGAACCTCGGATCCCGAATCAGCCAGCAGGTCGTGGACGCCAGCTGGAACGTCGCCACCTCCAGCGCGCCCGTCGCCGCCTACGCGGTCGTCCCCACCTGGATCGAAGACTTCCGCAGCGACGTGGTCGCGGTCCGCGAGAGCGGCAAGCCGGTGCTCATCCTGCACGGCACCGCCGACCGCACCCTGCCCATCGATGCCACCGCACGCCGCTTCCGCGCACTCGTCCCGGACGCGGAGTACGTCGAGATCGAGGGCGCCCCGCACGGACTGCTCTGGACTCACGCAGCCGAGGTGAACACCGCCCTGACGGCCTTCACCGCCCGGTGAGCCGTGCCCGGGAGCGGGGAGAGATCGGCAGATCGCTCCCCGCTCCCCATGCACAGAGGTCGTGACAGCGGATCAGATCGCCGCCGCGACCTCCACCGCCTGGTCGGTGAACGCCCGTTTCGGCACGAAAGCCAGCAGCACGGCGGCGGCCAGTGCGGTGACGCCGCACACGATCCACACCGTCATGTAGCCCGAGAGCGAACCGGCGGTCGCCTCGGCGGCATCCGCCCCGGCGCCCACCACGCCGTTCAGCAGGGCGATGCCGAATACGCACGAGGCGATCGCACCGCCCACCGTCTTGACCGAGTTGGTCAGTCCGGTCGCCACGCCGGTCTGGGTGGAGGGAGCAGCGGATGCCGCAGCTGCCGGCAGCGCGGCCACCAGCGCCCCCGAGCCGAGGCCGACGATCACCATGTTCACGATCACCTGCAGGTAGGTGCCGTGCAGGGGCAGGAACAGCAGGAAGCCGACGCCCACCAGCACCGAGGCGCCCATCAGTGTCAGCCGTGGTGCGGTCAACCGGGCGATCACGGGGAACAGCAGCGCGCCGGTGATCATCGCGATCAGGTAGATGCCGATGATCAGCGAGGTCGCGAAACCGGTCGTGCCGAGCCCGTAGCCGTAGACGTCGGGATCGGTGCGCGCGAAGGTGGACAGCGGCGCCTGTGCGCCGAGCACGCTCACTCCGAACAGCCCCGCGGTCAGAAACACCGGTCCCAGTGCCGGCGAGCGGAACATCCGCACGTCGATCACCGGGTCGTCGTGCTTGAGCTCCCACAGCACGAACGGGATCACCAGCACGATGCCGAGCAGCACCACGCCCCACGACCAGAAGCTCGTCAGTCCGCCGGGCAGGCGCAGCAGGCTGAGCCCGCCGGTGAATGCGATCAGTGCGAGCGAGATGAGCGTGATGCCGACGGTGTCCAGCCGTCCTCCGGTGAGTTCGGGCGACTCCTTCACCCCGAACAGGATGACGAAGAAGCACACCACGATCAGCACGGCAGGCACCAGCAGCACCACGGTCAGCGGCAGGATGTCGATCAGCGCCCCACCGACGAGGGCGCCGATGATCGCGCCCGCTTCGAGTGCCGCGACGAGCATCCCGGCGGCCCGTGCTGTGATGATCGACCGGTTCTCCATGGTGCGGGACCGCGACCAGATCAGTGCGATCTCCAGCGGCAGCCAGACGACATAGAAGCCCATCAGCGCCCAACCGATCAGGAACACGACGAAGGAGTCCGTGAATGGCAGCACCAGTGCGGCCGCTGCCGTGAGAGCCGTGGAGACCAGCAGCATCCGCTTGTGCCCGATCATGTCGCCGAGTTTGGCGAAGGCGGGCACGACGAGTGCCGAGAGCATCAGCTGCGCACCCTCGAGCCAGTTCACATCGGCGTCGTGGATGCCCAGGTGTCGGGCGATGTCACTGAGCATCGGGGTGTAGTACCCCTGCAGCACCCCGCTGGTGAACTCGACGAAAGCGAGAAAGCCGACGACGGCGGCGAGCGCGCCCAGAGTTGCTCGCGCGGTTTCGGTGCGCGTCATCGCGCCTCCTGTCCAGGATGTTCCCGCGGGCCCCATGCCCGCGGTGCGGCTGAGATCACCCTAGCTGTTCGATGAGCGCGCGATGGAACCGCTCGCCCCGCACCAGCGCCTCGATCTCGACGCTCTCGTCGACGCCGTGGATCGACGCCCGCTGCGCACTCGACATCTCCAGCGGGGCGAAGCGGTAGACCGACGGCGAGAAGCGGTGGAAGTGCCGCGAGTCGGTGGCGGCCATCATCACATACGGCACGGCGGGCACCCCCGGATGCGAGATGCTGAGCGCCTTCTCGAGCAGCCCGAACGGCGCGCCATCGGTTGCCGACTCCGGCGAGGGGCCGGTGCCGTCGAGCACCTCGATCGCCACCAGCGGGTCGCGGATGCGATTGCGCACCCGCAGCACGGTGCCGTCGACGCTCTCACCGAGGGCGAGTCGCAGATTGATCGTGGCGGATGCCTGCGAGGGGATCACGTTCGCCGCCGTTCCCCCGGATTGCATGGTCGCGGCGATCGTGGTGCGCACGAGGGCGGCGGGTTCGCCGCCGAGGCGGGCGAACAGCCGAGCGGTGAGAGCCGGCATCCGGCTCAGCATCCGCAGTGCAAACCCGGCCGCGCCCGGTGTGCGCAAGGCGAAC
Above is a window of Microbacterium suwonense DNA encoding:
- a CDS encoding TetR/AcrR family transcriptional regulator, which translates into the protein MNDDEAHVRILTAAEGLYYRKGYAAVGMDELRTAAGVSLRRLYGLFPSKTDIVKAVLARKHEEWEQGLGGRVRAAGPDARGQLIAVFAYLQDWFCTDDFRGCAFINAFGELGGTDPEIAEIVREHKKSFQRYMSTLVAGIGGSELLAAQLSILAEGAQSTAAISGDPAAAEQARTAAEVLIDAALRS
- a CDS encoding alpha/beta fold hydrolase; the protein is MGYITVGTENSTDTELYYEDQGSGQPVVLIHGYPLNGHSWELQTRELLANGYRVITYDRRGFGRSSHVGTGYDYDTFAADLSTLLETLDLRDVILVGFSMGTGELARYVGRYGHERIAKLAFLASLEPFLLARDDNPEGVPQQVFDGIIAAAKGDRYAWYTDFFADFYNLDENLGSRISQQVVDASWNVATSSAPVAAYAVVPTWIEDFRSDVVAVRESGKPVLILHGTADRTLPIDATARRFRALVPDAEYVEIEGAPHGLLWTHAAEVNTALTAFTAR
- a CDS encoding MFS transporter; protein product: MTRTETARATLGALAAVVGFLAFVEFTSGVLQGYYTPMLSDIARHLGIHDADVNWLEGAQLMLSALVVPAFAKLGDMIGHKRMLLVSTALTAAAALVLPFTDSFVVFLIGWALMGFYVVWLPLEIALIWSRSRTMENRSIITARAAGMLVAALEAGAIIGALVGGALIDILPLTVVLLVPAVLIVVCFFVILFGVKESPELTGGRLDTVGITLISLALIAFTGGLSLLRLPGGLTSFWSWGVVLLGIVLVIPFVLWELKHDDPVIDVRMFRSPALGPVFLTAGLFGVSVLGAQAPLSTFARTDPDVYGYGLGTTGFATSLIIGIYLIAMITGALLFPVIARLTAPRLTLMGASVLVGVGFLLFLPLHGTYLQVIVNMVIVGLGSGALVAALPAAAASAAPSTQTGVATGLTNSVKTVGGAIASCVFGIALLNGVVGAGADAAEATAGSLSGYMTVWIVCGVTALAAAVLLAFVPKRAFTDQAVEVAAAI